A window of Exiguobacterium sp. FSL W8-0210 genomic DNA:
CTGTTAAAACAGATTTTTCTAAAGAAATTGGGATAGAAGTCATAAAAACTATTATGGCTAAAAATAACATCAGTGTTAGTGAGCTTGGCTAATATTACGAAGACTATGTCGCTCAATTAAATTAGCATAAAGAGAGATAAAAAGTTAATTCTTTTCGAATCCCTCTCACCCTTGTGGTGGGAGGTTTTTTTGTGCACTAAAAAACCGCTCTCCTGACGAAGTGTCAGAACAGCGATTCAAGTCAAGTCGACGTAGTAGAGCGTAATCGGTGCAATATCGTCAGAAGAATATAGAGGATGACGATCGTCAGCGGGATGCTTGTAACCGCTAGAATTTAGTTGACGGTTTTTGCTCGATGACGCTTTACACTTTTGCTCAATTTATTTAGAACTCTAGTAAAATAGTGATTGTCATTATTTGATCTGGAGGGAAAAACGTTGGAGGAAAAGTTAATGCTACATATCAAAATCCATCAGTTATATCAAAAAAAATTTAAGATTGCTCAAATTGCAAAAGAACTTAAAATCTCAAGACCTACGGTCTATAAGTATTTGAACATGACTTTCGAAGAAGTGAAAAGTCATTCAGAAGAGTTATCGCAATCGAGGGTCAAAAAGTTGGATCCGTACAAAGACTGGATAGTAGCCTGGTTAGAGGAGTTCCCACACCTCAGCAGCGCTCAAATCCATGATTGGTTACTGGAAAGATATCCGGAACTTCTAGTCGGTGGAAGCACCGTCAGGACGTATGTCAGAGAAATACGCGAAGTAAATCAAATCGATAAAAAACGGAAGGTACGCCAATACGAGGCGATTCCTGAACAACCGATGGGAAAACAACTCCAAGTTGACTGGGGAGAAACGAAGCAAAGAACGAAGAGTAACAAAGAAATCAAGTTATACTTCATCGCTTTCGTGCTCGCTCACTCTCGCATGAAGTATATGGAGTGGCAGAACAGACCATTCACGACACGAGACGCTATACGTTGTCATGAGAATGCCTTCCAGTTTTACGGCGGACGGACAACCGAAATTGTCTACGATCAAGATCATCTGATTGCGGTCAGTGAAAATGCAGGTGAACTCCTATTGACCTCTGAATTCCAACAATATGTGCAGCAAAGAAAATTCAACGTCCATTTGTGCAGGCGTGCGGACCCAGAATCTAAAGGAATGATCGAGAACGTCGTCAAGTATATCAAAGGAAACTTTGCGGATAGCCGTGTGTATTCGAACATCGAAGATTGGAATCGACGGGCGTCGCAGTGGCTAGCACGGACAGGAAATCATAATGTCCATCAGACAACGAAAAAAAGACCAGCTGAAGTGTTCTCCTTCGAAAAACAACACTTACAACCGGTCCGTTCGTTACTCTCATATGAAAGTACCCATGTGTCGAGTATAGCAAGGAACGTTAGCAAGGACAATACGATTCGATACCGTTCCAACCGTTATTCAGTCCCTCTCGGGACCTATTCTTCCTATGCGGCCAACACCGTCTTTATCGAGTTGACTGACGCTAACCGACTGCTCATCCGGACACAGCCGGAAGGGAAAGTGATTGCGGATCATCCCGTCAGTTCAGAAAGAGGGAAATTGATTCAGAGCCGTCATCATCTAAGGGATCGTTCACATGGCATCGACGAGCTTAAACAACATCTGACCGGCCACTTTACGGATGAGGAAAAAGCCACGCATTACTTGGAAGAACTCTGCAAAAAATTTCCGCGCTACAAGCGTGAGCAGTTAGCGATCATCGAAAATGTCATCCATGACTATGGTCCGCAATTGGACCAGTCACTCGAGAAATGTACACAGGAGAAGCTATACAGCGCGAATGACTTTCGAGACGTCGCACGTTACCTGAGTTCGAATACGAGTCCGATCGCGGAATCACGTGTCCATTCCATCGGAAAACATGTTTCTGATATCCAAGTGAACACACGTCCGTTAAGTACGTATGTCAGTATCTTGAGAGGAGACGTGTGATGAATCAGACCGTGACAGACTTACAACAGCAGTTCAGACAGTTGAGATTGGCGGAGACCGCCGATGCGCTTCCACAGATTTTACGAGAAGCTGAGAAATCAT
This region includes:
- the istA gene encoding IS21 family transposase, whose product is MLHIKIHQLYQKKFKIAQIAKELKISRPTVYKYLNMTFEEVKSHSEELSQSRVKKLDPYKDWIVAWLEEFPHLSSAQIHDWLLERYPELLVGGSTVRTYVREIREVNQIDKKRKVRQYEAIPEQPMGKQLQVDWGETKQRTKSNKEIKLYFIAFVLAHSRMKYMEWQNRPFTTRDAIRCHENAFQFYGGRTTEIVYDQDHLIAVSENAGELLLTSEFQQYVQQRKFNVHLCRRADPESKGMIENVVKYIKGNFADSRVYSNIEDWNRRASQWLARTGNHNVHQTTKKRPAEVFSFEKQHLQPVRSLLSYESTHVSSIARNVSKDNTIRYRSNRYSVPLGTYSSYAANTVFIELTDANRLLIRTQPEGKVIADHPVSSERGKLIQSRHHLRDRSHGIDELKQHLTGHFTDEEKATHYLEELCKKFPRYKREQLAIIENVIHDYGPQLDQSLEKCTQEKLYSANDFRDVARYLSSNTSPIAESRVHSIGKHVSDIQVNTRPLSTYVSILRGDV